One region of Budorcas taxicolor isolate Tak-1 chromosome 3, Takin1.1, whole genome shotgun sequence genomic DNA includes:
- the C3H1orf68 gene encoding skin-specific protein 32, whose protein sequence is MCDQQKQPEFPPSCVKGSGLGVVQSTKCTSVKCPHPCPTQTFVKCSPPCPTPSFVKCPGPCLTQTYVKCPPLCPTQNYVKCPVPFQTKTYVKYVTPCQTLVKCPAPSQTTYVKCPAPCQTFVKCPASCQTTCVKSSAPCQTQTYYVQTPAPSQTYYAQAPVRGSVTSCCVPDPCSDPCSTSYCCLAPRTFGVSPLRRWIQRPQDCNSGSSGGCEDSGCCGSGCCSSGCCSSGCCGSGCCCLGIIPMRSRGPACCDCDDDCDC, encoded by the coding sequence ATGTGTGACCAGCAGAAACAGCCAGAATTCCCTCCATCTTGCGTGaaaggttcaggattgggagttGTGCAGAGTACCAAATGTACTTCTGTAAAATGCCCACATCCATGTCCGACTCAAACCTTCGTGAAATGCTCACCTCCATGTCCAACTCCAAGCTTTGTGAAATGCCCAGGTCCATGTCTGACTCAAACCTACGTGAAATGTCCACCTCTGTGTCCAACTCAAAACTATGTGAAATGCCCAGTTCCATTCCAGACAAAGACCTATGTGAAATATGTAACTCCTTGCCAGACCCTTGTGAAGTGCCCAGCTCCAAGCCAGACGACCTACGTGAAATGCCCAGCTCCTTGCCAGACATTTGTgaagtgccctgcttcatgccagACGACTTGTGTGAAATCCTCAGCCCCTTGCCAGACCCAGACATACTATGTTCAGACCCCTGCTCCTTCCCAAACCTACTATGCTCAGGCTCCTGTAAGAGGCTCAGTCACCTCATGTTGTGTCCCTGATCCATGCTCTGATCCTTGTTCCACCAGCTACTGCTGTCTGGCTCCCCGGACCTTCGGAGTGAGTCCTCTGAGACGCTGGATCCAACGGCCCCAGGACTGCAACTCAGGATCGTCTGGTGGCTGTGAGGATTCCGGATGCTGTGGCTCTGGATGCTGCAGCTCTGGGTGCTGCAGCTCTGGATGCTGTGGCTCTGGGTGCTGTTGTCTAGGAATTATTCCCATGAGGTCCCGAGGTCCTGCATGCTGTGATTGCGATGATGACTGCGACTGTTAA